From Roseibium alexandrii DFL-11, the proteins below share one genomic window:
- a CDS encoding helix-turn-helix domain-containing protein: MTAHFALHTTRDLLRRARPLPSTLEPTENILDGVTPRQLEIMMKLCEGKVNKQIAYELGVTTATVKAHIRFAIKRLGAKNRVHAVAMVAANAALHRPQQAAEMGLCA; the protein is encoded by the coding sequence ATGACAGCCCATTTTGCGCTCCATACGACCCGCGACCTGTTGCGCCGCGCACGGCCGCTCCCAAGCACTCTCGAGCCGACAGAAAACATCCTGGACGGCGTCACGCCGCGCCAGCTGGAAATCATGATGAAGCTCTGTGAGGGCAAGGTGAATAAACAGATCGCTTATGAGCTGGGTGTCACCACCGCGACGGTCAAGGCGCATATCCGCTTTGCCATCAAGCGTCTGGGCGCCAAGAACCGCGTCCACGCTGTTGCCATGGTCGCCGCCAACGCAGCGTTGCACCGCCCGCAGCAAGCTGCCGAAATGGGCCTCTGCGCTTAA
- a CDS encoding SDR family NAD(P)-dependent oxidoreductase, with translation MKPTAVISGGAGGLGQAFGAILREHGWFTVMLNLPGPDLDALSFVPDTLALSCDITDTGQLTEAAWQIRSERPSIDLVVYNAGVTHIGPFTTQALEDHRKVFEVNYFGAVAMAKAFGPDLRRSKGTHLAISSVAGFCPLALRTAYAGSKHALEGFFKSLRSEEAAHGVACLIAAPSFIATNTGADSAPKDGLARPGSASDQVDALAPEDAARILYRGFARRKTFIPIGRVARLSHLINRLSPRLYRHLMERTILPSPAKAEGGAPH, from the coding sequence ATGAAGCCGACGGCGGTCATATCGGGAGGTGCCGGCGGTTTGGGCCAAGCCTTTGGGGCCATTTTGCGCGAACACGGCTGGTTTACAGTCATGCTCAACCTGCCCGGACCGGATCTGGACGCCTTGTCCTTTGTTCCAGACACGCTCGCATTGTCTTGTGACATCACAGATACCGGTCAGCTGACCGAAGCGGCCTGGCAGATCCGGTCCGAACGCCCGTCCATCGATCTGGTTGTCTACAACGCAGGGGTCACCCATATCGGCCCGTTCACCACGCAAGCGCTTGAGGATCACCGCAAGGTGTTCGAGGTGAACTATTTCGGCGCCGTGGCCATGGCCAAGGCGTTCGGCCCGGATTTGCGGCGCTCCAAAGGCACTCATTTGGCGATTTCATCTGTGGCCGGTTTTTGCCCGCTGGCACTGCGCACAGCCTATGCCGGCAGCAAGCATGCGCTGGAGGGCTTTTTCAAGTCGCTGCGTTCTGAGGAAGCCGCACATGGGGTTGCATGCCTGATCGCCGCGCCAAGTTTCATTGCCACCAACACCGGGGCCGACAGCGCCCCCAAAGACGGTCTCGCGCGCCCTGGTTCGGCGTCGGATCAGGTCGATGCGCTCGCGCCGGAGGACGCAGCGCGCATTCTTTACCGCGGGTTTGCCCGGCGGAAGACCTTCATTCCGATCGGCCGGGTGGCGCGCCTGTCACACCTTATCAACCGTCTGTCGCCCCGGCTTTACCGCCACCTGATGGAACGCACGATCCTGCCGTCTCCGGCAAAAGCTGAGGGAGGCGCGCCACACTGA
- a CDS encoding OmpP1/FadL family transporter — protein MGTLKVLAANLMIGGTVLCCLSPAYAGGWDTLGVGSNELLFDDSRFAFEATTKAVDRNVDYEVTNAEVAGRPVVGGPVKSRATPNIWNYQFAAKLRLTDQLDCMARTNDPYQIEEDLNQEWQGRFSLTRTSAAGRGFNGTCAYKFQVRDGHYVRAIAGANLLYLRYRTDNLSYGAFIPPSTYVDFPTRLDVSSNDPGFGWRVGASYEIPQYAIRASLIYDSAIDVDLAGGTEVTGVTSFDSFASVTMPQSLEFNLQTGIAPDWLATFGVKWVDWSKLQDLTVQNPAGSTVVNRFLGYDDGWTVRAGLAHKVNDWLKLGSTIQWDRGIGRSYSDTYSFGVGTAIQLDRHAELTIGTAATYKASGTGDLTNLASTSGATTQYKYGDSWNYTLQTKLKFSF, from the coding sequence ATGGGCACTCTCAAAGTATTGGCCGCCAATCTCATGATTGGCGGAACGGTTCTCTGTTGTCTTTCGCCAGCATATGCCGGCGGCTGGGACACGCTTGGCGTCGGCTCGAACGAGCTGTTGTTCGACGACAGCCGGTTTGCATTCGAGGCAACCACCAAGGCAGTTGACCGCAACGTCGACTATGAAGTGACCAACGCTGAAGTGGCAGGACGCCCGGTGGTCGGCGGGCCAGTTAAAAGCCGGGCGACCCCGAACATCTGGAATTACCAGTTTGCAGCAAAACTCCGGCTGACCGATCAGCTGGACTGCATGGCGCGGACCAATGACCCCTACCAGATTGAGGAGGACCTTAATCAGGAGTGGCAGGGCCGGTTCTCGCTGACCAGGACCTCTGCTGCCGGCAGGGGTTTCAACGGAACCTGTGCCTACAAGTTTCAGGTCCGCGATGGGCATTATGTCCGGGCAATTGCCGGGGCAAACCTGCTATATCTGAGGTACCGGACCGACAATCTGTCGTATGGCGCGTTCATCCCTCCCTCCACCTATGTCGATTTTCCGACCCGGCTGGATGTGAGCTCGAACGACCCCGGCTTTGGCTGGCGGGTCGGGGCCTCTTACGAGATCCCGCAATATGCAATTCGGGCGAGCCTGATCTACGATTCCGCCATTGATGTCGACCTTGCCGGGGGAACAGAAGTCACCGGAGTGACAAGCTTCGACAGTTTTGCCTCGGTGACCATGCCGCAGTCGCTGGAATTCAATTTGCAAACCGGGATCGCGCCGGACTGGCTGGCAACCTTCGGCGTCAAGTGGGTGGACTGGTCCAAACTGCAGGATCTGACGGTTCAGAACCCGGCAGGCAGCACGGTGGTCAACCGTTTCCTTGGGTATGACGACGGCTGGACAGTGCGTGCCGGGCTCGCCCACAAGGTCAATGACTGGCTGAAACTGGGGTCAACGATCCAGTGGGACCGGGGCATCGGGCGATCCTATTCCGATACCTATTCCTTTGGGGTCGGAACGGCCATTCAGCTCGACAGACATGCTGAACTCACCATCGGCACGGCTGCGACCTACAAGGCCTCCGGCACCGGAGATCTCACCAATCTAGCGTCCACATCCGGCGCGACGACGCAATACAAGTATGGGGATTCCTGGAACTACACGCTTCAGACAAAGCTCAAGTTTTCGTTCTAG
- a CDS encoding fumarylacetoacetate hydrolase family protein: protein MKLASLKDGSRDGKLVVVNERLTYCTDASHIAPTLQAALDDWDHVAPKLQVLAESLSHDAVPTLRFHEHDALSPLPRAYQWADGSAYVNHVELVRKARRAKMPESFWTDPLMYQGGSDTFIAPRDPIKMRDEAYGIDMEGEIAVITGDVPMGVSAEEALSHVKLVLLVNDVSLRGLIPGELGKGFGFFQSKPSSAFSPVAVTPDELGEAWRNGKLHLPLHVDLNGQPFGRAEGGVDMTFDFGQLIAHAAKTRTLSAGTIIGSGTVSNKMGGGPGKSLADGGAGYSCIAELRVIETIENGEATTPFLKFGDTIRIEMLDGEGHSIFGAIEQTVQQAL from the coding sequence ATGAAACTGGCGAGTTTGAAAGACGGCAGCCGGGACGGAAAACTGGTGGTGGTCAACGAGCGGCTGACCTATTGCACGGATGCCAGCCACATTGCACCGACCCTGCAGGCGGCGCTGGACGATTGGGATCATGTTGCACCCAAGCTGCAAGTGCTTGCCGAAAGCCTCTCCCATGACGCCGTGCCAACCCTGCGCTTTCACGAACACGATGCCTTGTCGCCGTTGCCGCGCGCCTATCAGTGGGCCGACGGATCCGCTTATGTGAACCACGTCGAGCTGGTGCGCAAAGCCCGCCGCGCAAAAATGCCGGAGAGCTTTTGGACAGACCCGCTGATGTATCAAGGCGGCTCAGATACGTTTATCGCGCCCCGCGATCCGATCAAAATGCGCGACGAAGCCTATGGCATCGACATGGAAGGTGAGATCGCGGTCATCACCGGCGATGTGCCGATGGGCGTGAGCGCTGAAGAGGCCCTGTCTCATGTCAAGCTGGTGCTGCTCGTCAACGATGTCTCTTTGCGGGGTCTGATCCCGGGCGAGCTGGGCAAAGGCTTTGGCTTCTTCCAGTCAAAACCGTCCTCGGCCTTTTCGCCTGTTGCTGTGACGCCCGATGAATTGGGTGAGGCCTGGAGAAACGGGAAGCTGCATCTGCCGCTGCATGTCGACCTCAATGGTCAGCCCTTTGGCCGGGCGGAAGGGGGCGTCGACATGACCTTTGATTTCGGCCAGTTGATCGCCCATGCGGCCAAGACACGGACGCTCAGCGCGGGCACGATCATCGGGTCCGGCACGGTCTCCAACAAAATGGGCGGTGGTCCGGGCAAATCACTTGCCGACGGTGGGGCCGGATATTCCTGCATCGCGGAGCTGCGCGTGATCGAGACAATCGAAAACGGCGAGGCAACAACGCCGTTCCTCAAATTCGGCGACACGATCCGCATCGAGATGCTGGACGGGGAAGGGCATTCCATTTTCGGCGCTATTGAACAGACAGTACAACAGGCTCTGTGA
- a CDS encoding DinB family protein: MSAALDHLRLMARNNAYANERLYEACCKLSQVEFEAERTNFFPSLLETLNHNWEVDRYYLDALTEGGEGLAVFEVPFLRDANDLAMAQAGLDRQLIAFCDGLRASDLEREIAQDRGAKGTVKETIAATLMHLFQHQIHHRGQAHAMLAGTSVAPPQLDEFFLNFERHPAAQRHIDTFSREENL, from the coding sequence ATGAGTGCAGCCCTCGATCATCTGCGCTTGATGGCGCGCAACAATGCCTACGCCAATGAGCGGCTCTACGAGGCGTGTTGCAAGCTCAGCCAGGTCGAGTTTGAGGCGGAGAGAACCAATTTCTTTCCGTCCCTTCTCGAAACGCTGAACCACAACTGGGAAGTCGACCGGTATTATCTGGACGCGCTGACCGAGGGCGGTGAGGGGCTGGCGGTTTTTGAGGTGCCGTTTCTTCGGGACGCGAATGACCTAGCTATGGCCCAAGCCGGTTTGGACCGGCAGTTGATCGCGTTTTGTGATGGATTGCGCGCATCGGATCTGGAGCGCGAAATTGCCCAGGATCGTGGGGCGAAGGGTACGGTCAAGGAAACGATCGCAGCCACATTGATGCATCTGTTTCAGCACCAGATCCATCACCGTGGGCAGGCTCATGCGATGTTGGCTGGAACAAGCGTTGCCCCGCCGCAGCTGGATGAATTCTTTCTCAACTTTGAGCGCCATCCGGCAGCTCAACGACATATCGACACGTTCAGCAGGGAGGAGAACCTGTGA
- a CDS encoding MBL fold metallo-hydrolase: MSKQFASVGDMEEKKITFEEIGKDLWAFTAEGDPNTGVIIGDDSVMIIEAQATPALAGKVIEKVRSVTDKPISHLVLTHYHAVRVLGAAAYQAPNIIMSQKARSMVVERGAEDRESEFMRFPRLFMGYDDVSKIPPLTWPTTTFNDSMTVYLGKRRVDLSFLGRAHTAGDIVIHVPDENVMFTGDIVEYHSACYCGDGHFNDWPKTLEAIRAYDVEAIAPGRGDALVGKEMVGKALTNTADFVTSTYKPVARVAQGGGTLKEAWDACRAECDPKFKDYAIYEHCLPFNVARAYDEALGIDTPRIWTAERDAKMWADLQG; this comes from the coding sequence ATGAGCAAGCAATTCGCCTCTGTCGGCGACATGGAAGAAAAGAAGATCACGTTTGAAGAGATTGGCAAGGATCTTTGGGCCTTTACCGCCGAGGGTGACCCGAACACCGGCGTGATCATCGGTGACGACAGTGTCATGATCATCGAGGCGCAGGCGACACCGGCGCTGGCGGGCAAGGTCATCGAAAAGGTCCGGTCCGTCACTGACAAGCCGATCAGCCACCTGGTCTTGACCCACTATCATGCTGTTCGGGTCCTGGGAGCTGCGGCCTATCAGGCACCGAACATCATCATGAGCCAGAAGGCGCGGTCCATGGTTGTGGAGCGCGGTGCGGAAGACAGGGAATCGGAATTCATGCGTTTTCCGCGCCTGTTCATGGGCTATGATGACGTCAGCAAAATCCCGCCGCTGACCTGGCCGACGACCACTTTCAACGACAGCATGACCGTTTATCTGGGCAAGCGCCGTGTGGATCTCAGCTTCCTGGGACGGGCGCATACAGCTGGCGACATCGTCATTCATGTGCCGGACGAAAACGTCATGTTCACCGGCGACATCGTTGAATATCACTCGGCGTGTTATTGCGGAGACGGTCATTTCAACGACTGGCCGAAAACACTGGAAGCGATCCGCGCCTATGACGTTGAAGCGATTGCACCGGGCCGTGGCGATGCACTGGTCGGCAAGGAAATGGTCGGCAAAGCGCTGACGAACACCGCCGACTTCGTAACCTCCACCTACAAGCCGGTTGCCCGGGTAGCGCAGGGTGGCGGAACCTTGAAAGAGGCTTGGGACGCCTGCCGCGCCGAATGCGATCCGAAGTTCAAGGACTATGCGATCTACGAACACTGCCTGCCGTTCAACGTGGCGCGCGCCTACGACGAGGCGCTGGGCATCGACACGCCGCGCATCTGGACCGCAGAACGCGATGCAAAGATGTGGGCGGACCTGCAGGGCTGA
- a CDS encoding bile acid:sodium symporter family protein — protein sequence MTNIDAAVLNFSPDSMLILNGVLAIVMFAVALDITPNDFRALLRTPKPFLTGILSQFVVLPALTFLLVLAVRPQGSVALGLILVAACPGGNISNYITHRAGGNAALAVSLTAFTTIGTVLFTPLNIAFWGSLYGPSRAFMTSVAIDPVQVAATVSLMLVLPLALGMLVNRNLPQLAWHLRKPLQMLSMTIFISFIGIALYGNWDFLGAFGPDIVPLVIAHNGIALLGGYMVATIAGLSPYDRRAISIETGIQNSGLGLILIFGFFQGLGGMAVVAAFWGIWHAVSGLALAKWFSRTVAAR from the coding sequence ATGACCAACATCGACGCAGCTGTTCTGAACTTTTCCCCGGACAGCATGCTGATCCTCAATGGCGTCTTGGCGATCGTGATGTTTGCGGTCGCACTCGACATCACCCCCAACGATTTCCGGGCGCTTTTGCGCACGCCAAAACCTTTCCTAACCGGGATCCTGTCACAGTTCGTCGTTCTTCCGGCCCTCACCTTTTTGCTGGTGCTGGCCGTCCGGCCGCAAGGATCGGTCGCGCTCGGGTTGATCCTGGTCGCCGCGTGTCCGGGCGGAAACATCTCCAATTACATCACGCACAGGGCGGGCGGCAACGCGGCGCTCGCGGTCTCGCTGACAGCCTTTACCACCATTGGGACGGTTCTTTTCACACCGCTCAACATCGCCTTCTGGGGAAGTCTGTACGGCCCAAGCCGCGCCTTCATGACTTCCGTTGCGATCGACCCGGTGCAGGTTGCAGCCACGGTCAGCCTGATGCTGGTTTTACCGCTTGCGCTCGGCATGCTGGTCAACCGCAACCTGCCGCAACTCGCCTGGCATTTGCGCAAACCGTTGCAGATGCTGTCCATGACGATTTTCATCTCGTTCATCGGAATTGCGCTTTATGGAAACTGGGATTTTCTGGGCGCATTCGGGCCGGATATCGTCCCGCTGGTCATAGCCCACAATGGCATTGCCCTTCTTGGGGGGTACATGGTTGCCACCATTGCCGGGCTATCCCCCTATGACCGGCGGGCGATATCCATCGAAACCGGCATCCAAAACTCCGGCCTCGGCCTGATCCTGATCTTCGGCTTTTTTCAAGGCCTCGGCGGCATGGCGGTTGTTGCTGCCTTCTGGGGCATCTGGCATGCGGTCTCAGGGCTGGCGCTCGCCAAGTGGTTTTCCCGCACGGTGGCCGCAAGATGA
- a CDS encoding DUF2783 domain-containing protein, with the protein MTAHITKAQLRHPDDFYADLLEAHEGLSKAESDAFNARLILLMANRIGDPGELKTLLEAAARTKHPE; encoded by the coding sequence ATGACAGCGCATATCACCAAGGCGCAACTGCGCCACCCGGACGACTTTTACGCAGACCTTTTGGAGGCCCATGAGGGGCTCTCAAAGGCCGAAAGCGATGCCTTCAATGCCCGGCTCATCCTGTTGATGGCCAACCGCATCGGCGATCCGGGCGAGCTGAAAACCCTGCTTGAGGCGGCTGCCAGAACGAAACATCCAGAATAA
- a CDS encoding SDR family oxidoreductase, which yields MSRILITGAAGMIGQRLVQLLVRSGHEVIATDIGPRPSLPNGAIWRKMDVRGRDPEQVITEDRPDAVIHLASILEPKDRQLAYEVDVIGTRNVVDACIAAKVRRLVVTSSGAAYGYHADNPDWLTETDPLRGNPEFAYSDHKRQAEQVLAEARRNAPQLEQVILRVCTVLGTGVENQITSLFRNARLLGLSGSDSPFVFIWTEDLARILERAATDGPPGIYNVAGDGALSMTELAAHLKKPLIRVPAALVKAALTIAQPLGLSRFGAEQVRFLQFRPVLDNTALKTDFGYTPQMTSAEVFDLWSREAGL from the coding sequence ATGAGCCGGATCCTGATCACGGGCGCTGCGGGCATGATCGGCCAGAGGCTGGTCCAGTTGCTCGTGCGCAGCGGACACGAAGTGATTGCGACGGACATCGGGCCAAGGCCGTCGCTGCCGAATGGAGCCATCTGGCGCAAAATGGATGTGCGCGGCCGCGACCCGGAGCAGGTCATCACAGAAGACAGACCCGACGCCGTCATTCACCTCGCATCGATTCTTGAGCCGAAGGACCGGCAATTGGCCTATGAGGTGGATGTCATTGGCACACGCAATGTGGTCGATGCCTGCATTGCGGCGAAGGTCAGGCGGCTGGTCGTCACGTCCTCCGGCGCGGCCTATGGCTATCACGCGGACAATCCGGACTGGCTGACGGAAACGGACCCTTTGCGCGGCAATCCGGAATTTGCCTACTCCGACCACAAGCGCCAGGCCGAACAGGTGCTGGCCGAGGCCCGCAGAAACGCACCGCAGCTGGAACAGGTGATCCTGAGGGTCTGCACCGTTCTTGGAACCGGTGTTGAAAACCAGATCACATCGCTCTTCCGCAATGCGCGCCTTTTGGGTCTTTCCGGCAGTGACAGCCCGTTTGTTTTCATCTGGACCGAGGATCTTGCACGCATCCTGGAACGGGCGGCCACCGATGGCCCGCCGGGTATCTACAACGTGGCGGGCGATGGCGCCCTCTCCATGACCGAACTGGCAGCGCATTTGAAAAAGCCGCTGATCCGCGTTCCGGCGGCGCTCGTTAAAGCAGCGCTCACAATTGCGCAGCCATTGGGTCTCTCCCGGTTTGGCGCAGAACAGGTCCGGTTTCTGCAATTCCGCCCGGTTCTCGACAACACCGCGCTCAAAACCGATTTCGGTTACACGCCGCAAATGACCAGCGCGGAGGTATTTGACCTTTGGAGCCGGGAGGCCGGATTATGA
- a CDS encoding helix-turn-helix domain-containing protein has product MQKNLYSGHTLRQVRADTGLSQVEFAKKLGLSTPYINQIENNNRPVTASVLLAIYRVFGTDLAAFEENDLDRMTQDLEEIFADTRFHGTRISKQDLHELATRAPEAARAIMDMYGTMRAYHEKDAGEDDLLQMNASDDGTGSINKSAYEEVRDYFHYQDNYVDAIDRAAEQLAIKINLLADAPKLTALTNWLSDTYSITVEQHGAEDAALIRHNEFERRISIHRSVPDSSKSFLLGSVIAELYAKDILTSEVADARFRTQSAESIARLALRNFFAGSLLLPYEAFLEAAAASRHDIQRLSHQMDASIEQICHRLSTLQRAGSKGIPFYFVKIDRAGNVVKRHSATRFQFARFGGSCPRWNVHQAFEQTTDKFISQIAQMPDGVKYLCVATSVTKHTTDYKTQARRYALGFGCEAQYADAIVYADGLALDDRAEPEPLGVNCRICPRDNCDQRAFPAINTTPFIDSRERGIVPYRAKAAR; this is encoded by the coding sequence TTGCAGAAGAACCTCTACTCCGGCCACACCCTGCGCCAGGTCCGCGCGGACACCGGCCTTTCGCAAGTGGAGTTCGCAAAAAAGCTCGGCCTTTCAACCCCCTACATAAACCAGATTGAAAACAACAACCGGCCCGTGACCGCGTCTGTGCTCCTGGCCATCTACCGGGTGTTTGGCACCGATCTTGCCGCGTTTGAGGAAAACGACCTCGACCGGATGACGCAGGATCTGGAAGAAATTTTTGCGGACACCCGTTTTCATGGCACGCGCATCAGCAAACAGGACCTGCATGAACTGGCGACCCGGGCCCCGGAAGCTGCCCGCGCCATCATGGACATGTACGGCACCATGCGCGCCTATCATGAAAAAGATGCCGGTGAGGACGACCTTCTGCAGATGAACGCGTCCGACGATGGTACCGGCAGCATCAACAAATCGGCCTACGAGGAAGTCCGGGACTATTTCCACTATCAGGACAATTATGTTGATGCGATCGACCGGGCCGCAGAACAGCTCGCCATCAAGATCAATCTTCTTGCGGACGCGCCGAAACTCACTGCCCTCACCAACTGGCTCTCTGACACCTACAGCATCACCGTGGAACAGCATGGTGCAGAAGATGCTGCGCTCATCCGGCACAATGAATTCGAGCGCCGGATTTCAATCCACCGGTCCGTGCCGGACAGCTCAAAATCCTTCCTGCTCGGCTCTGTCATCGCGGAGCTCTATGCCAAGGACATCTTAACGTCAGAAGTGGCGGATGCCCGTTTCCGGACCCAATCGGCGGAAAGCATCGCCCGGCTGGCCCTCCGCAATTTTTTCGCCGGATCGCTGCTCTTACCCTACGAGGCCTTTCTGGAGGCGGCCGCAGCAAGCCGTCATGACATCCAGCGCTTGTCGCACCAGATGGACGCCAGCATCGAGCAAATCTGTCACCGGCTTTCAACCCTGCAGCGGGCCGGTTCCAAGGGCATCCCGTTCTATTTCGTCAAGATCGACCGGGCCGGAAATGTCGTCAAACGCCACAGCGCGACGCGGTTTCAATTCGCGCGCTTTGGCGGATCCTGCCCGCGCTGGAATGTGCATCAGGCGTTTGAGCAAACGACTGACAAATTCATCTCGCAAATTGCCCAGATGCCGGATGGTGTGAAGTACCTGTGTGTCGCGACCAGTGTCACGAAACACACCACGGACTATAAAACGCAGGCCCGGCGCTACGCGCTCGGCTTTGGCTGTGAAGCCCAATATGCCGATGCAATTGTCTATGCGGATGGTCTGGCGCTGGACGATCGCGCGGAACCGGAGCCTCTGGGTGTCAACTGCCGGATTTGCCCGCGCGATAATTGCGATCAACGTGCCTTCCCGGCCATCAACACGACCCCGTTTATCGATAGCCGTGAACGCGGCATTGTTCCATACCGCGCTAAGGCGGCGCGGTAG
- a CDS encoding FAD-dependent oxidoreductase, with protein sequence MTKLFEVPLYPYKWSPDQETTAPVRHPVVIIGAGPVGLAMAIDLAQQDIPVVILDDNDKVSVGSRAICFSKRSLEILDRYGCGDQMVEKGVVWSHGRVFFGDRQVYNFDLLPEEGHKRPAFINLQQYYCELYLVERLRALQQEGKPVDIRGGNKVASIDQMDDHASLIIDTQDGAYRIEADWLIACDGAGSPSRRMLDLDFVGRVFEDNFLIADVIMKADFPTERWFWFDPPFNKDQSALLHKQPDGVWRIDLQLGWDIDKEEEKKPENVIPRLKQMLGEDVEFDLEWVSIYTFQCRRMEKFRHGRVIFAGDAAHQVSPFGARGANSGFQDTDNLGWKLKLVLEGQAPESLLDSYGLEREWAADENILQSSRSTDFITPKSEMSRIFRDAVLDLSETYEFARPLVNSGRLSVPCVYETSPLNSDDVDGLPVRTRPGSPAADTPVGGEWLSDRLGDGFKLLALGLEIPERADIAGLSVEGIFVADGDIGAELRSRYLGDAGAAIYLVRPDQHVAARWTALDWVQIETALNRAIGKGEAA encoded by the coding sequence GTGACCAAATTGTTCGAAGTGCCGCTGTATCCCTACAAGTGGTCCCCCGATCAGGAGACAACCGCGCCGGTGCGCCATCCGGTGGTGATTATTGGCGCCGGCCCGGTCGGCCTTGCGATGGCGATCGATCTGGCCCAGCAGGATATCCCGGTTGTCATCCTCGACGACAATGACAAGGTCAGCGTTGGATCCCGCGCGATCTGTTTTTCCAAGAGGTCCCTGGAGATCCTAGACCGCTACGGCTGCGGCGATCAGATGGTCGAGAAGGGTGTGGTCTGGAGCCATGGCCGGGTCTTTTTTGGCGACCGTCAGGTCTACAATTTCGACCTCTTGCCGGAGGAAGGACACAAGCGCCCGGCCTTCATCAATCTTCAGCAATATTACTGCGAACTCTATCTGGTGGAGCGTCTGCGCGCCCTTCAGCAGGAAGGCAAGCCGGTCGACATTCGCGGCGGCAACAAGGTCGCCTCCATCGATCAGATGGACGATCACGCCTCGCTGATCATCGACACTCAGGATGGTGCCTACCGGATCGAGGCTGACTGGTTGATCGCTTGTGACGGCGCCGGTTCTCCGTCTCGCCGGATGCTGGATCTGGATTTTGTCGGCCGGGTGTTTGAGGACAACTTCCTGATTGCAGACGTGATCATGAAGGCGGACTTCCCGACCGAGCGCTGGTTCTGGTTCGATCCGCCGTTCAACAAGGACCAGTCAGCGCTCTTGCACAAGCAGCCGGACGGCGTTTGGCGTATCGATTTGCAGCTCGGCTGGGACATCGACAAGGAAGAAGAGAAGAAGCCGGAAAACGTCATTCCGCGTCTGAAGCAGATGCTCGGCGAAGACGTGGAGTTCGATCTGGAGTGGGTGTCGATTTACACCTTCCAGTGCCGCCGCATGGAAAAGTTCCGCCATGGCCGCGTGATCTTTGCCGGGGACGCCGCGCACCAGGTCTCGCCGTTCGGTGCGCGCGGCGCAAACTCGGGCTTTCAGGACACCGACAATCTCGGCTGGAAATTGAAACTTGTTCTGGAAGGCCAGGCGCCGGAAAGCCTTTTGGACAGTTATGGGCTGGAGCGCGAATGGGCAGCGGATGAAAACATCCTGCAAAGTTCCCGTTCGACCGACTTCATCACGCCAAAATCGGAGATGAGCCGGATCTTCCGCGATGCGGTTCTGGATCTGTCCGAAACGTACGAATTCGCCCGGCCACTGGTGAATTCCGGGCGCCTGTCAGTGCCGTGCGTCTATGAAACGTCACCGTTGAACAGCGACGATGTAGACGGCCTGCCGGTCCGCACGCGGCCGGGCAGTCCGGCGGCGGACACGCCGGTTGGCGGGGAGTGGCTGTCGGATCGGCTGGGCGATGGGTTCAAGTTGCTCGCGCTGGGCCTGGAGATCCCGGAACGGGCCGACATTGCCGGACTTTCCGTTGAGGGGATTTTTGTTGCGGACGGCGACATCGGCGCAGAGCTTCGGTCTCGGTATCTGGGCGATGCCGGCGCCGCGATTTATCTGGTGCGGCCGGACCAGCATGTGGCTGCGCGCTGGACAGCGCTTGATTGGGTACAGATTGAAACAGCCTTGAACCGGGCGATCGGAAAAGGGGAGGCGGCCTGA